In a single window of the Sediminicoccus sp. KRV36 genome:
- the miaA gene encoding tRNA (adenosine(37)-N6)-dimethylallyltransferase MiaA: MTQPRALIIAGPTASGKSALALELAERFGGTVINADAMQCYRELRVVTARPPPEDEARAPHALYGVLPAAEAGSVAWWREAALAEMARARLPILCGGTGMYLRALTQGLSVLPEIPPPAREEARARLAALGAERLHAQLPPEDAARLRPSDSQRIARALEVWLATGQSLAAWHRTAPRLPPADYDFRAILLTPPREQLHPAIIARWAIMRAEGALEEVGALLEQGLDPGLPAMRAHGVPELAAEWRGEASPAEADARAIAGTWTYTRRQATWFRHQELVAPAATHRINARIAGLAQFSERNAPEIFAFLQRAG; encoded by the coding sequence ATGACGCAACCGCGGGCACTCATCATCGCCGGCCCCACGGCGTCCGGAAAATCCGCACTGGCCTTGGAACTGGCGGAACGCTTCGGCGGCACCGTGATCAATGCCGATGCGATGCAATGCTATCGCGAGCTTCGGGTGGTCACGGCCCGCCCCCCACCGGAGGACGAAGCCCGCGCCCCGCACGCGCTGTATGGGGTGCTGCCTGCGGCCGAGGCTGGCTCCGTCGCCTGGTGGCGCGAAGCGGCGCTGGCCGAGATGGCCCGTGCCCGGCTGCCGATCCTGTGCGGCGGGACAGGGATGTATCTGCGCGCCCTCACCCAGGGGCTCTCCGTCCTGCCCGAGATTCCACCACCTGCCCGGGAGGAGGCGCGCGCGCGCCTCGCGGCACTGGGAGCCGAGCGTCTGCATGCCCAATTGCCCCCGGAGGATGCCGCGCGGCTCCGCCCCTCTGACAGCCAGCGCATTGCGCGCGCGCTGGAGGTCTGGCTGGCCACCGGGCAAAGTCTCGCGGCGTGGCACCGCACAGCGCCCCGGCTGCCGCCCGCCGATTACGACTTCAGGGCAATCCTGCTGACCCCGCCGCGCGAGCAGCTCCATCCGGCGATCATCGCCCGCTGGGCCATCATGCGGGCCGAGGGCGCGCTGGAGGAGGTGGGCGCATTGCTGGAGCAGGGGCTGGACCCAGGCCTGCCGGCGATGCGCGCGCATGGGGTTCCCGAACTTGCCGCCGAATGGCGAGGTGAGGCGTCTCCCGCCGAGGCGGATGCCCGCGCCATCGCTGGGACCTGGACCTACACGCGGCGCCAGGCGACGTGGTTTCGGCATCAGGAACTGGTCGCCCCCGCGGCAACGCATAGGATCAATGCGCGAATCGCGGGTCTTGCGCAATTTTCAGAAAGAAATGCACCTGAAATCTTCGCATTTCTTCAGCGGGCCGGTTGA
- the serB gene encoding phosphoserine phosphatase SerB, translated as MPHILTLIAQPGALAPAHLNAARAALSALGADCDAVDWLAEGEAADLPFTALAAEQAIAAVRGTLGDAALDLIAQPAQGRRKKLLLADMDSTIITTETLDEIAAFAGLKDQIAEITARSMNGELDFRQALTERVGMLKGLDAAALEETWKATELMPGAETLVRTMRKHGARTALVSGGFRYFTGRVAKRVGFHEHHANTLLLRGGKLTGKVGQPILDRDAKLATLKRLAAAHGLALSEAATIGDGANDLAMIQAAGLGVAYRAKPSVAAAARHRIEHGDLRGLLFAQGYRAADFVVA; from the coding sequence ATGCCCCATATCCTGACCCTGATCGCCCAGCCTGGCGCGCTTGCGCCCGCCCATCTGAATGCCGCGCGCGCGGCCTTGAGCGCGCTCGGCGCCGATTGTGACGCAGTGGACTGGCTGGCGGAGGGCGAAGCGGCGGATCTGCCCTTCACGGCCCTCGCGGCCGAGCAGGCCATCGCCGCCGTGCGAGGGACGCTGGGTGACGCCGCACTGGACCTGATCGCCCAGCCCGCCCAGGGCCGCCGTAAAAAGCTTCTGCTGGCGGACATGGACAGCACCATCATCACCACCGAGACGCTGGACGAGATCGCCGCCTTTGCCGGCCTCAAGGATCAAATCGCCGAGATCACGGCGCGCTCCATGAATGGCGAGCTGGATTTCAGGCAGGCCCTGACCGAGCGGGTCGGCATGCTCAAGGGCCTCGACGCCGCCGCCCTGGAGGAGACGTGGAAAGCGACGGAACTGATGCCGGGTGCGGAGACGCTGGTGCGCACCATGCGCAAGCATGGCGCACGCACCGCACTGGTCTCGGGCGGGTTCCGCTATTTCACGGGGCGGGTGGCGAAGCGCGTGGGCTTTCATGAGCACCACGCCAATACGCTTCTGCTGCGCGGCGGCAAGCTCACCGGCAAGGTTGGCCAGCCCATCCTGGACCGCGATGCGAAGTTGGCGACACTCAAGCGCCTCGCCGCCGCGCATGGGCTGGCGCTGAGCGAGGCCGCCACCATCGGCGATGGCGCGAATGACCTGGCGATGATCCAGGCCGCCGGGCTGGGCGTCGCCTATCGGGCCAAGCCCAGTGTGGCAGCGGCGGCACGTCATCGGATCGAGCATGGGGATTTGCGCGGCCTGCTGTTTGCGCAGGGCTATCGGGCGGCGGATTTCGTGGTGGCCTGA
- a CDS encoding peptide chain release factor 3, which produces MDQVTPEARPTDAAHEAARRRSFAIIAHPDAGKTTLTEKLLLKGGAIQLAGQVRAKGNRRATRSDWMSIEQDRGISVATSVMTFERDDLIFNLLDTPGHEDFSEDTYRTLTAVDAAVMVLDAAKGIEAQTLKLFEVCRLRDIPIITFINKMDRDGRDPLELLDEIEKTLALDVSPAAWPVGQGRDLLGVYDLLDPALRMLDTADGSHIPLSGLDDPALEKLVPAALLAELRDQAGLVTGGYPEFDKDAFLQGSMTPVFFGSALRDFGVGHLLDGLARLAPPPRPRASDARMVAPGEPKLTGFVFKVQANMDPQHRDRVAFLRICSGRLQKGARLLQVRTGKQVPVNAPLFFFAKDRQVAEEAWPGDVVGIANHGTLRIGDTLTEGEAINFRGVPSFAPEHLRRVRLDDPMLAKKLNKALEQLADEGVVQIFRPLDGSPPVIGVVGLLQIDVLQSRLKVEYGVPASFEHTQWEYLRWVTSEDRDAVVRFSQFNRSELAEDHDGELVALFTSDWRRKRAEEEWKMLQFHALREQHSLSEGG; this is translated from the coding sequence TTGGACCAGGTCACCCCCGAAGCACGCCCGACGGATGCGGCCCATGAGGCCGCGCGCCGGCGCAGCTTCGCGATCATCGCCCACCCCGATGCGGGCAAGACCACGCTGACCGAGAAGCTTCTGCTGAAGGGCGGCGCGATCCAGCTTGCCGGCCAGGTCCGCGCCAAGGGCAATCGCCGCGCCACACGCTCGGACTGGATGAGCATCGAGCAGGATCGCGGCATTTCCGTCGCCACCTCGGTCATGACCTTCGAGCGGGATGACCTGATCTTCAACCTGCTGGACACGCCGGGCCACGAGGATTTCTCGGAGGATACCTACCGCACCCTGACCGCCGTGGACGCCGCGGTGATGGTGCTGGACGCGGCCAAGGGCATTGAGGCGCAGACTCTCAAGCTGTTCGAGGTCTGCCGCCTGCGGGATATCCCGATCATCACCTTCATCAACAAGATGGACCGGGACGGCCGGGACCCGCTGGAATTGCTGGACGAGATCGAAAAGACCCTGGCGCTGGACGTCTCACCCGCCGCCTGGCCGGTGGGGCAGGGGCGGGACCTGCTCGGCGTCTATGACCTGCTGGACCCTGCCTTGCGCATGCTGGATACGGCGGATGGCAGTCATATCCCGCTCTCCGGGCTCGATGATCCGGCGCTGGAGAAGCTGGTTCCGGCCGCGCTGCTCGCGGAATTGCGAGACCAGGCCGGCCTCGTGACCGGGGGGTATCCCGAATTCGACAAGGACGCATTCCTGCAGGGCAGCATGACGCCGGTGTTTTTCGGCAGCGCGCTGCGTGATTTCGGCGTGGGGCATTTGCTGGATGGCCTGGCGCGCCTGGCCCCGCCGCCCCGCCCACGTGCCTCGGATGCGCGGATGGTCGCCCCGGGTGAGCCGAAGCTGACCGGCTTCGTCTTCAAGGTGCAGGCGAACATGGACCCGCAGCATCGTGACCGCGTGGCCTTTCTGCGCATCTGTTCGGGCCGCCTGCAAAAGGGCGCCCGCCTGCTTCAGGTCCGCACCGGCAAGCAGGTGCCGGTGAACGCACCGCTGTTTTTCTTCGCAAAAGATCGGCAGGTGGCGGAAGAAGCCTGGCCCGGCGACGTGGTGGGCATCGCCAATCACGGAACCTTGCGCATCGGCGATACGCTGACCGAGGGCGAGGCCATCAATTTCCGCGGCGTCCCCTCCTTCGCGCCCGAGCATCTGCGCCGCGTGCGGCTGGATGACCCGATGCTGGCCAAGAAGCTGAACAAGGCGCTTGAACAACTCGCGGATGAAGGCGTGGTGCAGATCTTCCGCCCGCTGGATGGCTCGCCCCCCGTGATCGGGGTGGTGGGCCTGCTGCAGATTGACGTGCTGCAAAGCCGGCTGAAGGTCGAATACGGCGTTCCAGCCAGCTTCGAGCACACGCAATGGGAATATCTGCGCTGGGTGACCTCGGAGGATCGTGACGCCGTGGTGCGATTCAGCCAGTTCAACCGCAGCGAATTGGCTGAGGATCACGATGGGGAGCTGGTGGCGCTGTTCACCTCGGATTGGCGCCGCAAGCGCGCGGAGGAGGAGTGGAAGATGCTGCAATTCCACGCGTTGCGCGAACAGCATAGTCTCTCGGAAGGGGGCTGA
- a CDS encoding invasion associated locus B family protein has translation MARLDYTGSMTFQRLHPSVWSLALAAGLLAAPMVRAQPQAPATNVTSANFGDWLLRCETRGTAPRGCEILQSLQDQRRQPVAQFAFGRAQRSDPMRLLVLIPANITVATPMLIQLPDRGPPITVSLRACGPRGCVAEADVSAAQLTRIRARDAQGRLEYRDALNAEVALPFSTRGFGAALDALAREGF, from the coding sequence ATGGCGCGACTGGACTATACCGGCAGCATGACCTTCCAAAGATTGCATCCAAGCGTCTGGAGCCTCGCCCTGGCAGCCGGCCTGCTGGCCGCGCCCATGGTGCGGGCGCAGCCCCAGGCTCCGGCCACCAACGTGACATCGGCCAATTTCGGCGATTGGCTGTTGCGCTGTGAGACACGGGGCACAGCACCGCGTGGCTGCGAAATCCTGCAATCCCTGCAGGATCAGCGCCGCCAACCCGTGGCGCAATTTGCCTTCGGCCGGGCGCAGCGCAGCGACCCCATGCGCCTTCTGGTGCTGATTCCCGCCAATATCACCGTTGCAACCCCGATGCTGATCCAATTGCCGGATCGCGGGCCGCCCATCACGGTCTCCCTGCGGGCCTGTGGTCCCCGCGGCTGCGTGGCGGAGGCCGATGTCAGCGCCGCCCAATTGACCCGCATCCGCGCGCGCGACGCACAGGGGCGGCTGGAATATCGGGATGCGCTGAATGCCGAAGTGGCGCTGCCCTTCTCGACTCGCGGCTTCGGGGCGGCCCTGGACGCCCTGGCGCGAGAGGGATTTTGA
- a CDS encoding ATP-binding protein, whose translation MTRSLRRTVLVAAVAILLVQALATGLMLERGRQEAIAQANQTVDRIARAVEANINRHFTQVESLLFGLPVILGPARDGRFDPARASEVLQELNNQNLIYRDLLLLDSSGQAVATALSVYRRRRLPVPTGPSFNESGLHDGGLRIGGPIRNPASREWGLFFANPVSVAGLPNATAMAEIPLAHLSTLLASGGEAPGLRITLMRNDGMLLAALPHEEAQIATKPDATTGPPVLALTRPTLYGNLTIRVTMTRDAALAAWSADRWPAILFSAAFGMLIVTLAGLLSIMLRQRERAESDRDRWRSTLASALDSMTDGFVLFGPDDRLVICNQRFREMYALSAPFIREGAYFRDIMREGALRGQFPQLTGDIEAAIDEMVRWRRSKGPPLESLLPDGRWILITERMTPDGGTIGIRTDITELKRANEELARARDAAHAEDEAKGMFLARMSHELRTPLNSMLGFAQALMQDNNLGHTQRDQLRLLHDAGGHLRELVNRLLDLTKIEAGQLDLDARPVTLRPLFEACVGLMAPDVDRKRLRLTLDISPAMPEVVEADAMRLRQMLLNLLSNAVKFTPTGGRVDLRVRTLGRNQVGLRIEVQDSGPGVPPDKRHLLFRDFTQISPHAESEGLGTGLGLAITARLAGAMGGSIGCDSEPGAGALFWLELPLRTLSARPEPVAPIVPSVPLPAGLRVLVADDLAPNRLVIQALLAPAGHHVDFVNSGSGAVSTVERESYDIVLMDVHMPGMDGLEATRRIRALPAPKGATPILGVTASTLPEEVSACYEAGMDGHLAKPIDRDALFAAMAELMAGHSWRAALPAMVLPPDEPPLVNRITLRRALAELGPMASHAMHDMVDEIIQGCDVLAEPHIARDVTRMRQAAHMVMEPARSLGAERLTAGIDRLQRAIRAGQDVTPYLQAVPRIVAETVPLLESVSVGA comes from the coding sequence TTGACGCGATCCCTCCGCCGCACCGTCCTGGTCGCTGCCGTTGCCATCCTGCTCGTGCAGGCGCTGGCGACGGGGCTGATGCTTGAACGCGGGCGGCAGGAGGCCATTGCCCAGGCAAACCAGACGGTGGACCGCATCGCGCGCGCCGTGGAAGCCAACATCAACCGCCACTTCACCCAGGTCGAATCGCTGCTCTTTGGCCTGCCCGTCATCCTCGGCCCCGCGCGGGATGGCCGCTTCGATCCGGCCCGCGCCAGCGAAGTCCTGCAAGAACTGAACAACCAGAACCTCATCTACCGGGACCTGCTGCTGCTGGATTCCAGCGGGCAGGCGGTGGCAACGGCGCTCAGTGTCTATCGCCGCCGGCGCCTGCCGGTACCGACCGGACCCAGCTTCAATGAGTCAGGCCTGCATGATGGTGGCCTGCGCATCGGCGGGCCCATCCGCAACCCCGCCTCGCGCGAGTGGGGCTTGTTCTTCGCCAATCCGGTGAGTGTGGCGGGCCTGCCCAATGCCACCGCCATGGCCGAAATTCCGCTGGCGCATCTCAGCACGCTGCTGGCGTCAGGGGGGGAGGCGCCTGGGCTTCGCATCACGCTGATGCGCAATGACGGCATGCTGCTCGCTGCCCTGCCGCATGAGGAAGCGCAGATCGCGACCAAACCCGATGCTACGACCGGACCGCCCGTCCTGGCACTGACCCGCCCCACGCTCTACGGCAACCTGACCATCCGCGTGACCATGACGCGGGACGCCGCGCTGGCGGCGTGGTCCGCGGATCGTTGGCCGGCCATCCTGTTCTCGGCGGCGTTCGGCATGCTCATCGTGACGCTGGCAGGGCTGCTTTCCATCATGCTCCGCCAGCGGGAGCGCGCCGAGAGCGACCGCGATCGCTGGCGCAGCACCCTCGCCAGCGCGCTGGACAGCATGACGGATGGCTTCGTCCTCTTCGGCCCCGATGACCGCCTGGTGATCTGCAACCAGCGCTTCCGTGAGATGTATGCGCTGAGCGCGCCCTTCATCCGCGAAGGCGCCTATTTCCGGGACATCATGCGCGAAGGGGCGCTGCGCGGCCAATTTCCGCAACTGACCGGCGACATCGAGGCGGCGATCGACGAGATGGTGCGCTGGCGCCGCTCCAAGGGGCCGCCGCTCGAATCCCTGCTCCCCGATGGGCGCTGGATCCTGATCACCGAGCGCATGACGCCCGATGGTGGCACCATCGGCATCCGCACCGACATCACCGAGCTCAAGCGCGCCAATGAGGAGTTGGCCCGCGCGCGGGACGCCGCCCATGCCGAGGATGAGGCGAAGGGCATGTTCCTCGCCCGCATGTCGCATGAATTGCGCACGCCGCTGAACTCCATGCTCGGCTTCGCCCAGGCGCTGATGCAGGACAACAACCTGGGCCACACCCAGCGCGACCAGCTTCGCCTGCTGCATGATGCAGGCGGGCATCTGCGCGAATTGGTGAATCGCCTGCTGGACCTGACGAAGATCGAGGCTGGGCAGCTCGACCTCGATGCGCGGCCGGTAACACTCCGCCCGCTGTTCGAGGCCTGTGTGGGCCTCATGGCGCCTGATGTGGACCGCAAGCGCCTGCGCCTCACGCTCGATATCTCGCCCGCCATGCCGGAAGTGGTCGAGGCCGATGCCATGCGGCTGAGGCAGATGCTGCTGAACCTGCTCTCCAACGCCGTGAAGTTCACGCCCACTGGCGGGCGGGTGGATCTGCGCGTGCGCACCCTTGGCCGCAACCAGGTGGGGCTGCGCATCGAGGTGCAGGATAGCGGCCCCGGCGTGCCGCCCGACAAGCGCCATCTGCTGTTCCGCGACTTCACGCAGATCTCCCCGCATGCGGAATCGGAAGGGCTGGGCACGGGCCTCGGCCTCGCCATCACCGCGCGCCTGGCCGGGGCGATGGGGGGCAGCATCGGCTGCGACAGCGAGCCGGGTGCCGGTGCGCTGTTCTGGCTGGAATTGCCTCTGCGAACGCTTTCCGCCCGGCCTGAGCCGGTGGCGCCGATCGTGCCCTCCGTGCCGCTGCCGGCCGGGTTGCGGGTTCTCGTGGCCGATGATCTGGCGCCCAACCGCCTCGTGATCCAGGCACTGCTGGCCCCGGCCGGGCATCATGTGGATTTCGTCAACAGCGGCAGCGGCGCCGTCAGCACGGTCGAGCGCGAGAGCTATGACATCGTGCTGATGGATGTGCATATGCCAGGCATGGACGGGCTGGAGGCCACGCGCCGCATTCGCGCGCTGCCGGCCCCCAAGGGCGCGACCCCCATCCTCGGCGTCACCGCCTCGACCCTGCCGGAGGAGGTCTCGGCCTGCTACGAGGCGGGCATGGATGGGCATCTCGCCAAGCCGATTGACCGCGACGCTCTGTTTGCCGCCATGGCCGAGCTGATGGCCGGCCATTCCTGGCGCGCCGCCCTGCCCGCCATGGTGCTGCCGCCCGATGAGCCCCCGTTGGTGAACCGGATCACGCTGCGCCGCGCCTTGGCGGAACTCGGCCCCATGGCGAGCCATGCCATGCACGACATGGTGGACGAGATCATCCAGGGCTGCGACGTGCTGGCCGAGCCCCATATTGCGCGGGATGTGACGCGCATGCGCCAGGCCGCGCATATGGTGATGGAGCCAGCACGTAGCCTGGGCGCCGAGCGGCTGACCGCCGGGATTGACCGGCTGCAGCGCGCCATCCGGGCCGGCCAGGACGTGACCCCATATTTGCAGGCCGTGCCGCGCATCGTGGCAGAGACGGTCCCGCTGCTGGAATCGGTCTCGGTGGGCGCTTGA
- a CDS encoding DUF808 domain-containing protein, producing the protein MIALLDDIAALAKVAAASLDDVAAQATKAGAKAAGVVIDDAAVTPRYVVGFAAARELPIVRRIAVGSLKNKLLFLLPAALALGLFLPGAITPLLMLGGAFLCYEGAEKLWEKLAPHDAALHAAAPEPLDAQALENAKVRGAIQTDFILSAEIMAIALATVPDQGFWMQAIVLSVVAIGITIVVYGAVALIVKADDMGVALALHTAPVSGRPAAPNALDRLLRPLSQALGRGLVKGMPPFLTLLGAVGTAAMLWVGGGILLHGMETLGPIAVPAFAHLVAHAAAGAVPALASSVEWLVHAALAGVFGLGVGAALIPVVAWVVLPIARRLRHGP; encoded by the coding sequence TTGATCGCCCTCCTCGATGATATTGCGGCTCTCGCCAAGGTCGCCGCTGCGAGCCTGGACGATGTGGCCGCGCAGGCGACCAAGGCGGGCGCCAAGGCGGCCGGCGTCGTGATTGACGATGCCGCGGTCACGCCGCGCTATGTGGTGGGCTTCGCCGCTGCGCGTGAGTTGCCCATCGTGCGCCGCATCGCCGTGGGCTCGCTGAAGAACAAGCTGCTCTTCCTCCTGCCCGCAGCGCTGGCACTGGGGCTGTTCCTGCCCGGCGCCATCACGCCACTGCTCATGCTGGGCGGCGCCTTCCTCTGCTACGAAGGCGCCGAGAAGCTGTGGGAAAAGCTCGCGCCGCATGACGCGGCCCTGCACGCGGCAGCGCCGGAGCCACTGGATGCGCAGGCGCTGGAGAATGCCAAGGTGCGCGGCGCGATCCAGACGGATTTCATTCTCTCGGCCGAGATCATGGCAATCGCGCTGGCCACCGTGCCGGATCAGGGCTTCTGGATGCAGGCCATCGTGCTCAGCGTGGTGGCCATCGGCATCACCATCGTGGTCTATGGCGCCGTGGCGCTGATCGTGAAGGCCGATGATATGGGCGTGGCGCTGGCGCTCCATACGGCCCCCGTCAGCGGCAGGCCCGCCGCGCCGAACGCGTTGGACCGCCTGCTGCGTCCGCTCAGCCAGGCGCTGGGGCGTGGCCTGGTGAAGGGCATGCCGCCCTTCCTGACCCTGCTGGGTGCCGTGGGCACGGCCGCGATGCTTTGGGTTGGTGGCGGCATCCTGCTGCATGGGATGGAGACGTTGGGTCCCATCGCGGTGCCGGCCTTTGCGCACCTGGTGGCACATGCTGCGGCCGGGGCGGTTCCGGCGCTGGCCAGCAGTGTCGAATGGCTGGTCCATGCCGCGCTCGCAGGGGTGTTCGGCCTTGGGGTGGGTGCGGCGCTGATCCCGGTGGTCGCCTGGGTCGTGCTGCCGATCGCGCGGCGCCTGCGGCACGGCCCGTAA
- a CDS encoding RidA family protein produces the protein MAHQRFRRFNTGLYYKDHDVKNEMSMAVRAGNLIFLRGQTGFTFEGGFVGHGDAAAQADQAMKNVKVLLEEAGSKMAHICKITTYITDRAYREAVYQVVGRHLGDIAPVGTGLIVNGLALPEMLVEIDIDAVIPDDEA, from the coding sequence ATGGCGCATCAACGCTTTCGCCGCTTCAACACCGGCCTCTACTACAAGGACCATGACGTCAAGAACGAGATGTCCATGGCGGTGCGGGCCGGCAATCTGATCTTCCTGCGAGGACAGACCGGCTTCACCTTCGAGGGCGGCTTTGTGGGTCATGGCGATGCCGCCGCCCAGGCCGACCAGGCGATGAAGAATGTGAAGGTGCTGCTGGAGGAAGCCGGCTCGAAAATGGCGCATATCTGCAAGATCACGACCTACATCACAGACCGTGCCTATCGCGAGGCCGTCTATCAGGTGGTGGGCCGGCATCTGGGTGACATCGCGCCGGTTGGCACGGGCTTGATCGTCAACGGCCTCGCCCTGCCGGAGATGCTGGTGGAAATTGATATTGACGCCGTCATCCCGGATGACGAGGCGTGA
- a CDS encoding Rid family hydrolase produces the protein MIHLGGISAGHVAPTHTAKAAAAQAEAVFDALEARITEQGGRLTDLCKITMQITDRAWRQAVYGVMGRRLLGVRPVSTGLIVKALHDPAALFQLDAFAVPGGPHQRLRPYRSTSMPYGLEKQPFEAEFCMAVVAGKRVFLRGQTGLTLEGGFSTVGDAGGQARIAIANVEKLLADAGATLADAVHATVYVTDRAYITPVMATLMPVLSVHPITHTLFVVKGLAAPEILMEIDVHAVL, from the coding sequence GTGATCCATCTGGGGGGCATTTCGGCGGGCCATGTGGCGCCGACCCACACGGCCAAAGCCGCCGCCGCCCAGGCTGAGGCGGTGTTCGACGCGCTGGAGGCGCGCATCACGGAACAGGGCGGGCGGCTGACCGATCTCTGCAAGATCACCATGCAGATCACCGACCGCGCCTGGCGCCAGGCAGTCTATGGCGTGATGGGGCGGCGCCTCTTGGGGGTGCGCCCGGTCAGCACCGGTCTCATCGTGAAGGCGCTGCATGACCCGGCGGCGCTGTTCCAGCTGGATGCCTTCGCCGTGCCTGGCGGACCGCATCAGCGCCTTCGCCCCTATCGCTCGACCAGCATGCCCTACGGCCTGGAAAAGCAACCTTTCGAGGCGGAGTTCTGCATGGCCGTCGTAGCGGGCAAGCGGGTCTTTTTGCGCGGCCAGACCGGGCTGACGCTGGAGGGCGGCTTCTCGACCGTGGGAGATGCGGGCGGGCAGGCGCGCATCGCCATCGCCAATGTGGAAAAGCTTCTGGCGGATGCGGGTGCCACCCTGGCGGATGCCGTGCACGCGACGGTCTACGTGACCGACCGCGCCTATATCACGCCGGTCATGGCAACTCTCATGCCGGTGCTTTCCGTGCATCCCATCACCCACACGCTGTTCGTCGTGAAGGGCCTGGCCGCACCGGAAATCCTGATGGAGATTGATGTGCACGCGGTGCTGTAG